TCTTGAATCCCATTGGGCCAGGCTAAATCAAATACCGCCTTTTGAATCCCCGTTTCAGGATCGGCAAAATCATAAGACAAAATGCCTTTCGGTAAACCCTGCTCCTCCATCCAGGCATTAAGCGCTTCCAGTTCCTGTTCTTCTTCTTCGCTGCTTATTCCGCCAAGCACTGTTTCAGGAGTCGGTGTAATCACTCTGGTTTCTTCAATCCATCTCGTATCGCCATGGAGCAATTCCTTTAACCGTTCGTTTACAGCTTTGGCCAGGAGCTTTTTTCGAGCTTCCAAAAAAGCGAGGAAGTTTTCAATTTTCCATAATTCCGGATCCATAGGAATCCACTGGGAAGCCAGTGCCCCCGGATGTTTTTTTTCTATTTCCGGAAAGTATTCCTCAGGCAACCGATCGCTAATTTGAAGGTTTGTATCTTTTGTTAAAAGACAGAAGTTGGCCAGGGCGTTTACTTCGGACTTTTTGTAACGCCATTTTTTATCTTTATCATATAATTTTGCCTTGGGGAAAATATGATGCACTTCTAGCTTGCTGCCTTGTCCCAACAAATTGGCTTTGAGTGGCAATCCCGTTCCCCAGTCTCGTGCTTCTCCCATGCGAGTCAGCATATAGAGTACCGGATAAAAACGGGCTCCTAAACTCCAACCGGTAAAATGCCCAGGTTCTACCCGCAGACCGCCATGCCAGAGTCGCAATTGTTCAATCAGTTTATCCAGCCCCCCATCCGGTCCTTCCAGCGCTTCCAGGTCCTGATCAATGTAAGTCTCAGTTGAACCAGAAAAGCGGCCCCACATTCCCGCCTGCAAAAACCAGAATAGCAACTTATCCCGTTCCACCTCATCCATCAGTCCCGTGCGCTTATCCAGATAGCGAACCATCACCGGGATACCAAAACGCCCAAACAGAACCCGGTCGTGATCCAGCCCCAGACGACTGCTAATTAGATTCAAGCAAGTGTTTATATGTTTTACAGCCCGCTTTAGACCGTCCTGGATTTCCCCAGCCGTTTTATCGTGCAGGAATTGAAACTTAGCTTCTCCAGTAAGCACAGTATTAACGGAGCGCAGCAGCCAGTCCAGATTGAAATGATAACCAGCTTTCTCCCATTCGGCAAGATGTTGCTTCATGACTTCACGCGCTTCTGGCCATTCGGTACAGATTTTGGCCAGTGCCAGATCCCCTTTGGAGAGCTTAGTACCGCCGCTGTTCACCCGGTTAAAAATATCCACCACTACCTCAATGGTTTTGTCTTTTCCGGTAACTTCTTCCACGTGAAGATCAATATCCAGTATGGCGATTAGCCGGCTAAGTCGCCCAGCATATTCACCGACCCGGGGCGCCAGTTCTGGTTGAGCACTGAGCCGGGCAATAAACTCGCCCAGACCGCTGGTACCCTTTTGCATCAGCCTGGATACATCAATCCACAACGGATCATCTTTCATCTTTAGCGGTTGGTAGAAAGAAAATACTTCCTGATCCAGATGAAAATATAGCCCGGTGAAAGCACTGGCATTGCCATCGAAAAATTTGGGCGGTTTACCCCGCACTACTCCGTAAATGGAAGTCATCCGTTGCTGGCCATCCAGCAATAATTTAACCACTCCTGGCGCCAGTTGCCCATCTCCGCGATAAAGGGCAGAACGAGATTCTGTAACCCATACCAATAGCCCGCCAATGGGATGGCGCCGGTAGAGGGAATCGAAAAGCCCGCGCACCTGATCGCGGTTCCAGACATACCCGCGCTGGAATTCCGGTAAAGCCATGTGGCCACTATCAATGTGGTCCAAGATGGTGGATATTTTCATACCAATCGAATCCTCCCGGTTAACAGTTGTTGTATCATGCCTTGTTTAATTTTTTTGATTTTCTCCTGCCGCCGTTCTTACGCCTGTATTTCAGAATCTACCCTGGAAAGATTTTGGGCAATGGCGCGTTGTTCGGGGAGGGGAGGAATACGTATTCGTCGAGCATGTGCTGCTTCCCGGTTCAGTCCAGGAACAGCACTATCTGCATTCATTTGGTCAAACCCAAGCGTTTGAAGAAGATAATATGTAAAATGAATATCTCTGCTTTTACCATTAGCTATGTAAAATGTAGTATCAATAGGCCAAAATGAAACAGGCGACAAATGTACAGAGCCTACTGTTCCTTTACGGCCAATTATTATTCCAGGCCCATTAACAAGAGATTTATTATGTTTTCCAATTATTCCATTAGATCCAAACACCGGCACTTGCCCAGATTCGCGTTCTTTTTTGGGTAGCCTTTTTCCATAGTGAAATGGGCAAAACTTCCCAATTGTGGTCTCAATCCATTCACTCCCCATATTCCGGTACCTCTTTCTTTCGCATGGGAAAAACTTGTTCTGGAACCATATCATTTCCTGACAAAAGGAATATCATCCCTGTACATGTAACAGACATCCTTAGAATAGTTTGTTTTCTCACATCAATCATGAAGGAATTGGCACCTCCTATCGTATTTTA
This sequence is a window from Caldithrix abyssi DSM 13497. Protein-coding genes within it:
- a CDS encoding GmrSD restriction endonuclease domain-containing protein; this encodes MKISTILDHIDSGHMALPEFQRGYVWNRDQVRGLFDSLYRRHPIGGLLVWVTESRSALYRGDGQLAPGVVKLLLDGQQRMTSIYGVVRGKPPKFFDGNASAFTGLYFHLDQEVFSFYQPLKMKDDPLWIDVSRLMQKGTSGLGEFIARLSAQPELAPRVGEYAGRLSRLIAILDIDLHVEEVTGKDKTIEVVVDIFNRVNSGGTKLSKGDLALAKICTEWPEAREVMKQHLAEWEKAGYHFNLDWLLRSVNTVLTGEAKFQFLHDKTAGEIQDGLKRAVKHINTCLNLISSRLGLDHDRVLFGRFGIPVMVRYLDKRTGLMDEVERDKLLFWFLQAGMWGRFSGSTETYIDQDLEALEGPDGGLDKLIEQLRLWHGGLRVEPGHFTGWSLGARFYPVLYMLTRMGEARDWGTGLPLKANLLGQGSKLEVHHIFPKAKLYDKDKKWRYKKSEVNALANFCLLTKDTNLQISDRLPEEYFPEIEKKHPGALASQWIPMDPELWKIENFLAFLEARKKLLAKAVNERLKELLHGDTRWIEETRVITPTPETVLGGISSEEEEQELEALNAWMEEQGLPKGILSYDFADPETGIQKAVFDLAWPNGIQEELSEPVAILLNEPPEVIALASQARFRCFTSIGEFKEYVRYEILAEEKEKIA
- a CDS encoding restriction endonuclease subunit S; this encodes MGSEWIETTIGKFCPFHYGKRLPKKERESGQVPVFGSNGIIGKHNKSLVNGPGIIIGRKGTVGSVHLSPVSFWPIDTTFYIANGKSRDIHFTYYLLQTLGFDQMNADSAVPGLNREAAHARRIRIPPLPEQRAIAQNLSRVDSEIQA